tacaGGGGACaaacaaccgctagccactctaaggcaaaactgaCATTtgtggtcctcctgttcctgcccatcctcaaccgtggcggccgagcagctagtcatgtacattctgcctctagagctctccaagtcagggctgatcaagcttacccttgtctttacctgcaccacgtagcacccgtgagccaagttccaacaagaaaacataatatcatagcacaaCCAAGGATAATAATCAGATAACTCTTTAAacatgttcatatacttagcagTCCATACTAATCACGTAAACCATAGATACAATCAGGAAATTCACGAGCTAATACTCAATTACTCAGCATGTCAAGTTCATCAATTAACAATGACaaccaaatcacatgataatcagggtcgacgcccttaggtcgcaccctctgttaaccccactgactccagtctgcttaaaccgagctcaatgaatattaatcTATCCTCAGCTACCCGTGgttgagccgtgccctgtgcgccaatgtaaactccgatactcttaggccgtttttttaatattcacatggcataataccaactttcataATGCATGCATGagagggagcccttagtcccattataaacacacaaccgggtgcaattttcttacctttaatttcgagTGTTCTGGTTACGagagatgacccttgagcacgatctgattcccgagccctagcttacacctagtcacaaccaagataagggattccatcaataattgtacaaaggtttcaggactaagttctagcctccgggacattgaattccaccaaacacggtagtggaatcgatctcaagcaccctaggttaggttcccgcgtcTTAAATCTCCGTAaagccaaaaattcccttaagagtcgcggcccgcccctatcCAGAGGCTTAGCCTCACCAAAAATTAGACACGGGCCGCCGCCCTAcactccccatgccgcggcccgcccctcttcctCAGCTCTCAACTGCTCCAGAGGGTCGCGGCAtaccaagaactgagccgcgacttgaccccttcaaacccataaaacccaccatttttaacactcaaacctcactcaaatccacccaAATCCATCCTAATgacacaattcaattatcacaacattctaacatgcttccagcagcataacccaacaaaaacctagcctagaaactcatcaaaagaacattttaatctttgaaacccacaagctcaagaacatcaaaacTAGCCAGGAAAacacagaattcaaacactaaaccataaattagagcttaccttcactgaagaaccaatcctccaagaaattgctgagctaactcccaagtctttAGCCTCAATTCAGTcttaaattcaaaacccaagaactcttagaatccaGCCCAAAGCTATATAATCAAATGACCAAAAATGCAATTCAAGCCTTACCTCAATTCTTAATTGGATTCCTTAGCTATAACTAGGTTAATCTCCAATACTTCAACTAAATTCTTTAAGTTTCCAGCCAAGCTTCTCTTAGAGTCTGTGGTTTCccttgagaaagagagagaagagagaaatgggTCGGTTTGGCCTTGTTCTACTACTTTCTTAGTTTTGTTTAATCTGTCCttaattaattaagtcaatctcgagctcggggtaccaaaaacgtccccgagggcaaaatggtaaatttcctcagTATTCCCTCCttggcttcctaacctcaaatatatcttcaattatttgttttcataacccgataacccaaataaccatctaatacccaaaataccccttgacttgccccgagccaagtattgggtcccgttgtgacttctccGCTAACTGGCTctttaggatcgcctcaagtcacatgctgcagatatatccacataataatgtggtccttacaattatgacatataatcgcatttatgcccttgacgggctaaaattacaaacatacccctttaagctaaacagggcctacatgcatactaatactcttagacatgcctttcatatattcaaataatcataaaagcatgcttatcacgaaatcatgcattaaattacttaattcacacataaaccaattatgccttctcaacatactaatcaaggcccttaagccttattagtgattttgggtcgttacacctgtagtcaatacacatccttaaagatccatcattcttcttaatgaacaacactagagcaccccatggcgagaaactcggtctgatgaatcccaaatccagtaactcctgcaattgaatcttcaattccttcaactctgccggagccattctataaggtgtcctggatactggctccgcccctagtgccaactctataacaaacttgaTCTCCCGATGTGGCggaaaccctggcaagtctgctggaaataaatctggaaactcacataccaatatgGTCTCACTCAGCCCAACcgacacaactctagaggtatccacaatgtttgctaggaatcctatgcaaccttcatgcatcaggtctctagccttcagtgtcgaaatcataggtactcatggtccactaactgtccccacaaatacaaagggtacctccccttctagttcaaaagtcaccatcctacgcttgcagtcaatcgtcgccccatacttcactaaccaatccatccctagaatcatatcgaagtcatccattgctaactcaatcagatcaacagacaactctctaccgtctatctctactggcaatgctctaatccatctcctagagactaccagttccccagtcagcaacaaagtctgaaatcccctagcatacaaatcactaggtctacacagctgatctatcactctaggatatacaaatgaatgagtagcccctgaatcaatcaatgcaataaAAGAAGAAACATCACTAGATATCTGACCTAtcacgaccgagggactagcctcagccttagtctgggtcaaggtgaatactctggaaAGAGCGAGACTATCactctgcttcggctcctctttcctggcttgtggacacttcttcttcaaatggttgacactcccacaaataaaacaggccctgatcctgcactctcccagATGTTGTCatttgcaccgaggacacactgggaaactcctccagttgtcacccccgccctgacggccactaaaagcaccccgtgcgctcctatccgagctaggaggaataaacgaatctagggcctttctcttctgctcactggggccactacctcgaCTAGCTccggtaaaaggaggcaccatcctccgagcatcgcgcctaacaatgctctctctccatatctgatcctcagccccctcagctgtaagggtgTAGAGTCCCAGTAGtagttactatggattttggttcaagccaggacttagttgaacactcgtagcaacacctaTAGATTTTATAAACTACTGTAAGTatggaggattaaatttattttatttttatttgattttttattatttttattttattattaattttgtaaAAACTTGTTCTCAGGTTGATTTGGAGTTTTTGGGGTGATCTCCAACACCTTACTAGAACTCCCTAAGGTTACTAAGTAAGTATGGAGGCTCACAAATTAAACATTTTTTACTAAATAACCTTTAAGCAGAGtaaaattgcttattttgacagaaAAGACTtggttttcttataataacaagtTAAAAAATGCAATAGTACAAATGTATACACAcaaaatgttcccaggccgattgggaaggttgcAAAGCACCGCTTTAGACCTACACTTGCCTTAGACAGAACTCTCTgaggttcccaggtaagtgtggagggtaacgctatcacaaatattatttaacaaccaatctttctagacagaacaatatcgaGTTTTACCATTTGttatattacacaattgttcccaatactaagtgttttatgattgaaattttatgaacaattttatgcaattttttttctttttttttttcaaggaaGACCTAAATTTTAAGCAAAGCTaaggaaaaaagaaataaaagtctAAACTAAGAAACCTAAAGCAACAAAATAATCTACACAAAAATAAAGTAAAGAGATGAAACAACCTACTTAACAATGATTCATCAAGGAATATgtaatatttttttgttgttgaaaGTTTTACAAATATCTACTAAACTAagaggaaggaaagaaaaaaaacattaagaaaaggaaaataaaattggaattaactaaaaagaaaataaaattagataattaattatatatatatatgatccgaaagaaagaagaaaaaatattaataactatatatataggacaattcttcaataggagcttcactttaagccataCCGATAGAGCtcttagtgtttctcgacccgtgaacagttttcggcgtgattttttttatgattgtggatattgtagctatttagagcatcttgcaaattttcaaaaaattgcaaatagtttacagtactgaaaactaagttcaaacatgttgttttccacgcgcataaaaaaattagccactcgtgcaacaacatgtttgaacttagttttcggtactgtaaactattcggaattttctgaaaatttgcatgatgctctaaatagctacaatatacacagtcataaaaaaaatcatgccgaaaactgttcacgggtcgagaacactgagagtcccaccgggaagacttaaagtgaagcccctataggagaattcccctatatgtATTCATTTTTTtactaatatatatttatatttatatttttttttaccaaaagaaaaaatttaaatatataactaaacttttttttaaaacaatattcAAATTAACCAAAAATTagcaaataaaaaaatacaacacACACAAGTAGAAGAACACTATGCTAACACAACATTAAtaccaacaaaaataaaaataaagttactgACATCTTGGTAAAAATTCCACTAAAACTTTTGAAAAACTACCTCTtggcaacgacgccaaaatttgattaacgcccaaaatgtgacatcCACTAGCAGTGGTTGTAGTGtagatgggcggtcgattccacaaggaggtaactaaGAACAAAAGTATTAGtggaaaaataaacacaaaatatTAGTACAAAGTAATGGGAATGGAGATTTGTGATTTTGTGTTTAAAGATTTGATGGTGAAATGAGTGAAATAAAAATATGGTGTAATCAAGAGAGAAGTAGAAGGGTATCAAGAGTCACCTACATGTATTGTTCATTCATTTGGCCTTTTTAATCCACAAAATATATACAAATAACTAGTTTAGGAGATTTACCATTGAGCACATGTATATATTTCACCAAAATGTTATTTGAGTAACAAAACTTCTTACCTTTGAAGCACAATAATCATCTTATGAAAGACCTAAAAATGGCACTATACCTATAGGCATTAATGCAATAATAGATTGTTCATAAAATTAACtatcaatattatttttactaattaaaaatatatagggagagcatgactaattctatatatatTTAGTATATTTAGATAAAGATAGTAGCATGGAGAAGACGGAGAAAGAACatattgaaattccatttttagtaattaccaaattaattaaaccatgaattaattaaaatgcggaatggtaattaattgtttacacaGATAGCAGATCTGTCGGatcagaatccgaacttgtcacgacagtactgaacacaataaatagacagtgcaaaaattaaagaacacaataaatttttacaaggttcggaaaccctttcggataacctactccttggggccacgcccagagaataaaccaattagtaaagaaacaaagtgtacaaaagcattgacttaaacaagtaagactccctcttaaactattgccgcaatcttgttgtactcttctctacgaatctggtttgatgaaacgctgattctcttgaactcccttcaaagaatagcaagtgcacacttcctcccgaagtgagacttagatggaatcctctcccgaagatccttatgaacacgttcacaatagacactatctgattataatggactagatagatatccacaagtacactcagcactctcacaaagattaaggtgaacaaacttaatctctacaaataaacacactcttcaaaataacataacgtttacaaatattcaaaatggaagagatgaaaattccaaaggccttggcaagatatttataggtagggaaatcgtccaaggccatcattttctggcatctttgaaatcaatttgcgaattcctttgatttaggaaatcagccagccagatgcattctgtgtcgacagaaaaagaaactgatgagtcagcaacgaaGTCAGTctcatctggcagaacgaacatggtcatttcttttgaccatgttcattttcaaCACCAACTTAATTCCATAATAGACATAATcccacataatccctgaaaaGAATCttaagatatttgcacaatatatttttaccaaaaattgattatttgagataattaaggtaacaaatatattcacacttaaagatattttcacattacaaaatcagctgaaAATATTGCTTAATAAAACCaaaaatcaatatggagatatgctactaattttttctttaaacaattaaaatattttgtctaaattaaagtttagccaaaaaaaGATTTTACACATATATTACTCAAATATTTAAACAACTAAACCATAGTGaatcaaaagttacaaataaatttactttgcatataggatcatccctAACCCTCCAATGAGAGTTAGCCTATTATGCTCATCATTCTCACAATAATCTAACGTGAAAATATGAGAATAAAAAATGAGACAAAAATTTGCTATAGTTTTtctactaaaaaaaattacataccaaaacTAAGAAgataagctcctatttatagagtcttagACGGggttaaaataaaattgaactaaatttggggtttacaaaataaaactaaaatattaaaaataaaatccgatttaaaaatcaaaattattaatattagttTTATTGTTATGATTGTTATTATTTGTTGTGTTCTCTTATGTAGGTGCACACGTGGGGGTTTGGAGCTACAAATGGCTCGCACGCAGACTGAGGAGCACACAATTGCAGATGGAGTGGCTGGCAGGCAGCAAGTGGCAGCTGCAGGTGGGACCTAGGCCAAGCGCGGGTTAGCAGGTGGGTCCGGGTCAGGCCCGAGCAGGCTTAGGGCTCCAGGCGGCTGGGTCAGCTGAACACGTGGCATGCATAAATGGCACTAAGTGGCGCTGGGGGAAAGAGAGAGGAGGAGGGAGATGTTGGCAGGCCTGGGGTCTTTGGGCCAAATTCTCTTCAACAATGCCACAATTTcaaccattttttcagttttaattctttccttcttttcttttgtgccaaaatggtatttattcttgaaaattgaacacaaattaaattaaaattaatattttcaattataataatatattacaataaatccatgaaaatattaattaaaacttaatttatttcaaactttaagactaataaaatgacatttttgagcactaatcaagtATCCAAACACTCTTTCCACGAccttccaatgtaagatacttgggttgctagttaacctacttagtttactaaccgcaaatgCAATGTCTGCTCTAGTATAATGAGcgacatacatcaaactcccaattgcacttgcatactctagttgagccatCGCTCTCCCTTCATTATTTTCAACCTTTAGACTTGAGTCAAagggtgtatttgcctctttgatattaagatgaccaaacttgccacatattttctcaacataatgagcttCATCTAAGCCTTACCCATccatatttcttctaactttgatacctagaatggtatcaacctctccaaggtacttcatcttgaagttagaagatagaaacctcttcatttctattatgcctttcatgttattacttaatatcaatatatcatcaacatatagacacactaggaTGACACattcatcacaagtcttagagtataatcACTTGTCCGCACTGTTGTGTCTTAACCCATATGAAACAATGACTTCATTAAACTTCTCATGCCActgttttggtgcttgttttaaaccatataatgattttacAAGCTTACAcatcttatgttcatttccccttagaaaaAATCATTTTGGTTGTTCCATGTAGACCTCCTCATCaaggttaccatttaggaatgtcgttttggcatctatttgatgaacatataggatgtttattgatgataaggaaaataacATTCTTATAGACGTTGTCCTTGCTACcagtgcataggtatcaaaataatctatgTCCTTTTTTTTGTCTAAACTCTTTGGCCACCAATCTTGCAttataggcttgaatggtcccattagtgttgtattttcttcgaaatacccacttgcaacctATTGGCTTTGATTCTTGTGGTAGATCAATAATCTCCCAattgtggttagacataattgagtcaatctcatcatttattgcctctttccaaaagttagagtcccTTGAGGAGATAGGTTATCgaaaagttttgggatcatcctccacttgaagATCCATTGGATACTTCCAAGTGTCTCCCTTgtggtttccctctactaggtaaagagtctccacttTAGAGGTTTTATTTTGTGATCCACCCTCTTTatgcctttggcttcttctaggaaatatttgttggtctataacccttgaaggtaactccccttgagttccttctaatgagatcAGTTCTTGAGGCTTGTTGTCACTATACAATGAATTCTCAAAGAACTCTACTTCTCTTGATTTAATTATCACATTAGAATCCAAGTCTAATAACCTATAGGCCTtgttatttgaggcatagcctacaaatacacatttgatggcccttggaccctacttggtccttttaggcttcgtgctcttgcaataatcAAGGCACctccacactttgagataccctaggttgggcttctttcctttccatatctcatatgctAAAATTTaattcttctttagaggaatctggtttagaatatgacaagcaataagcaaggcttctccccatcAAATTTGCATGCAATAACATAGTATTTATCATTTAAAcatatgttctattctttctttttgCTATAAAATTTTGTTGGAATGTATAAGGGGCtgacattcatgtattatacaatgcatctcacaaaacactTTGAATTCATTAGAAAAGTAATCACCGCCGCAAATCCTCTTGAAAGAGAGGGGCGCCTTCGGGAACACGGACCTATCACttctaattaatttaattttctttttcaattgattttcaacttcggctttatagattttaaacatgctaaatgcctcatccttattcttaagcaagtacacaTATGTAAATCTataacaatcatcaataaaggtaataaactACATATGTCCTCCTATAGTAATTattcattcaattcacataaatcactatgtatcaaatctcacaagttagttttcctttcaacactTGAGCTTATTTACCATcctagatttaacacataattcacatttatcatgctcaacatcattgcacacaattaaaccacatttgatAATTCTTTTAATTGTGATATATCCCATATGAGCAAATGCAGAATCAAAGTCAATCATATGAGAGGAAGAAGATCATGCATTATCATCAAAACAAGGGATATTTGCGACGAAAATACCTAAGTTGTTggttttataacacttaaatacctaactcttGTTTTTGGCGGTAAAAATACCTTCCGTCAACAACCCTTGGCATCCGTTGGTACCTGACCGTCAAGTGCCATGTAGAGGTAAATCTGGCGATTTGTAATTGGTCCACGTAATTTTAAATATTACAGGTCACCTAAAtccttttttaaaaaaagtttctgatataataaattaaaactaataaataaaattaaaaactaatATAACTAAAAACTTAACCATCTGAATTAAAAACTTAACCATCtgaataaaaaacttaaaaattataAACCCCATCCTTCATGTACAATTTGAAGAAAACGAAGGTCTAGGGCATAAAAATTTGAATGTGACCATGGAACAATGGAGCTACAATTGTCGGCCATCGAAAGCAGTCGTCATCAAGACTTCTTGGACCAACGATAATCCTGGAAGAAGATTCAAGTGCTGCCATAAGTATCGGGTGTGGTTAATttgtagttttgtttttaaattttgggtttgttCATCTCTTCTTGAATTCTACTGGTTTGATGATTTCTTGTGTTTACAGAGTAATGGTGGTTGTGGGTCGGGTGTGGttaatttgtagtttttttttttaaattttgggtttgttCATCTCTTCTTAACTTCTACTGGTTTGATGATTTCTTGTGTTTACAGAGTAATGGTGGTTGTGGGTATTTCTCCTGGTTAGACCCTCATATGTGTGCCCGAAGCAAGGTGTTCATACCTGGGTTGTTGAGAAAAATTAAACAGTTGGAGGATGAACTTGTTTCTGGAAACACACATGCCGATTGGAGCACACAGCAAGCTTTGAGTGATCAATCTGTGGGAGAGGATATGATTTTTGTATCTGATGCTGATTACAAGGATGGAGTACAGCATGAAGATGAAGTTAGGGtggtaaaaagtaataaaaaattatGGGTTGTAGCCATTGTAGTAGTTTTAATATGTATCAACAAATGGTTTTAAGTTATGGGATATCATTGTAATGTTTTGTTGTAAATTATGATCCAATTTGTTGGACCCTTTTGTAAGTGttatttgtttaaattgaatttgaTGGTTTATTTTTAATCTGGTGGTTTTAAgttttatatttgtattgtgcaattcctaaagtaaaaaaataaacaagtgtACTTCATTAAGATGCAATACCAGAGTAAAAACCAGAACCAGATAGTATTGACATCAAGTTTAAAGGTCATGTTGTCCATAACTAGCAAACAAACTAAGATCTAATGCCTATTTGGTTTACATCAAGTGCAAAGGCCATGTTTCCCATAGCTATCAAAAACATAAGATCTAGTGAAGTCACGTATTTACAAAAACATCAAAAGTCCCTAACTAGACATAAATTAGTTCATTCTCTATCTTCAAAAGCTTTGTCAAAAGTGTGAACATTCTTCTAGCAGGTTGTCTAGGCATGTTATGTGGACCTAGTCGAAGGACCACCTTGCTGAGAAAGGTCATGTTGTCTGGCTCGAGTTTTGGGACCCCCTTGCTGAGAAAAGCTTTGTTTTTGCTTTGTCAatcgttcttttcttttctttgttgctTCATTGGGATTTGCAGCCGGTGGCCTACCCTTTTTCTTTTTAGCAGAAACctaacaaataaaaaattcatGGAGTTAATCTGGTGTAATCTTTCATCAATGCATTACCTGAGCATTTGTTGGGTTGGGGCATGTTTTGCTTGTGTGGCCTGGCTGTTTGCACTTTTTGCACAAGTGGATCTGACCAAAGCTTCGAGTTTTTGTTGAACTTGGGGGTGGTTCATCAGACTCTCTTCTTCTGGCCTTTTTTGGTCTCCCTGGCAGATTAGTTTCAAAAGGTGGGTATATAGGGTTCAAACCAGTCTCTGGCCACTGCTCTGGGCTTGGCATATGGTATATGATTCCTGCATAAGCTTTCAGAAATGCCTCTTTCTTATCCATATGCCTCTTTCTTGGATATAGTCCATTATCTCTGCCCCACTTGTCCATATGGCAGCCAGTGCGTGACCACACGGGATACCAGTGAGTTGAAATCTTCGGCAACTGCAAGTCCTTTTTTGCAAATCAACATCAAATGACTCATTATTTGGGCAGTCAACTTGAAATTGATAAGTTGCAGCCCTAGTAGTCAGACAATTCTTGGCAATACTCTTGTTCTTCTCCACTACTTGCAATATTCTTTTCCCCACGGGATGTATCCACTTCTTCAGACTTTCCCTCTTATTGAAAAACCGACTCATAAGCCAATAACGAATCTTTTCTAGCAAAGTAATTATCGGCTTGTCTCTAGCATCAACTATTGCAGCATTAAAAGATTCACAAAGGTTGTTTAACAACATATCACATTTCACCATTTCACTAAAATGTGACCTAGACCACTCGGATGGAGTCTTTAGTGACAACCAGTTGTAAGCATTTTCACTAGTTTCCCTTAACTCTCTCATCCTCTTTTGAAACTCTGGAATAGTGGTTGCCTTTGCTGCTGCCCATAGTTGTTGTTTCAATAACAAACCTGGGTGGTCTTTCTTGAAGTTGGAATGCAAGTGCCTAACACAATTTCTCACCTCTGCGCCCTCAAAAACAGAGGCAATAGCATTCTCCAACCCTTTCTGCCTATCGCTCATCATAGCAAACTGAGAAGGCCTGTCAATATCTAGATCTTCCTTCAACAATTCTAAAAACCAAGACCAAGTGTTAGTGTTTTCTTTCTCACAAACTACATAAGCAATAGGATACATTGAGTTTGTTGCATCTATTCCTACTGCAGCCAAAAGAAATCCTTTACAATACCCTTTGAGGAAGCACCCATCAAGACCAATGAGTGGTCTACAGCCAGATCTGAAACCTTCCTTACAAGCTTTTAAGCAGATATATACCCTCTCAAATATCCTTTTTCCTTCTACCATATTTGATTTGATGATGGCAGTGCTACCTGGGTTTGTAGCCAATATCATTTTGCAGTAGTCTTCCAAGATAGCATACTGCTCAGAGACACTACCTTCAAGCAATATTTTTGCTCTGGCCTTTGCCCTGTAGAATACCCAATTAGAAACATGTGAGTACTTGGTTTTAGTTGTCATGTCTCTAAAAGTCTTATACTTCATATCTGGATTGATTCTGAATTGCTCTAAAAAATACTTAGACAACCAGGGAGCATCGGCATGACTATTATTAAGGACCAAACCACAGTTGTGGTTATCTACTAAAGTCTGCACTTTGAAAGTAGTGTTGTCAGCTCTTGAAACACTTGCATACAACAACCAAGGACATTGTTTAGCTTTGCATTTGACCCTAATTCTTCTCATGTCATTGCTTACATATTTAAACTCTCTATTACTTTCAATAAAGTActctttaatagcagtcctcagTAGTTTTGCAGTCCCAAATTCCATTCCCAATAAAAATTTGAAATCCTTAAAGTTGGACCTAGGGTTGTAATGTATTTTTGACTTCCTAGGCCCAACCTCTTCACCATCACTTCCAAGACTTTGCAAGTCTTCTTCAGTGTCCACCCCATCTGACTCATCTCCCTGAACACCTTGGTTGCACAAATTTGTCACACTGCCCCACCATTTAGTTGGATCAGATGGCCTACCCATCTCTTTTTCTGCCTCAACCTCTTGCTCATACTCCTCATCGTTTAACTCAAAGTCTTCCTCTTGCAAACACCCTCTGATTAGAACTTTCAGGCATCTCATGTCTTGCATCATTCACTTCATCTGGCAGGACCTCCTCATTTTGTGTGTCAGCTTGAGGTATGGGTGCATCATCCCCAGCATCCATTTCAACAGCTGCTTCCTCACTATCCGAA
This genomic interval from Humulus lupulus chromosome 8, drHumLupu1.1, whole genome shotgun sequence contains the following:
- the LOC133795917 gene encoding uncharacterized protein LOC133795917; protein product: MGRPSDPTKWWGSVTNLCNQGVQGDESDGVDTEEDLQSLGSDGEEVGPRKSKIHYNPRSNFKDFKFLLGMEFGTAKLLRTAIKEYFIESNREFKYVSNDMRRIRVKCKAKQCPWLLYASVSRADNTTFKVQTLVDNHNCGLVLNNSHADAPWLSKYFLEQFRINPDMKYKTFRDMTTKTKYSHVSNWVFYRAKARAKILLEGSVSEQYAILEDYCKMILATNPGSTAIIKSNMVEGKRIFERVYICLKACKEGFRSGCRPLIGLDGCFLKGYCKGFLLAAVGIDATNSMYPIAYVVCEKENTNTWSWFLELLKEDLDIDRPSQFAMMSDRQKGLENAIASVFEGAEVRNCVRHLHSNFKKDHPGLLLKQQLWAAAKATTIPEFQKRMRELRETSENAYNWLSLKTPSEWSRSHFSEMVKCDMLLNNLCESFNAAIVDARDKPIITLLEKIRYWLMSRFFNKRESLKKWIHPVGKRILQVVEKNKSIAKNCLTTRAATYQFQVDCPNNESFDVDLQKRTCSCRRFQLTGIPCGHALAAIWTSGAEIMDYIQERGIWIRKRHF